A genomic window from Punica granatum isolate Tunisia-2019 chromosome 2, ASM765513v2, whole genome shotgun sequence includes:
- the LOC116197812 gene encoding cell differentiation protein rcd1-like yields the protein MRWPFFMKQELVMVYVMMVRAHLTESTAMRLVHVISLFQCIAANEETRQELIKCEIPNLLMPIVMFKSPFEVYENVRAVALSVFGIICERGGPAAIRWAFQMDILHICWFIMKFGNELSKLIALHILEFVLKDKFGISWFLSGACDPGRNNLLQTMEDLVMTMAAYNNCLPRLLFHIIRCYIFLCADSRGHAIMKVALPIPLNDPTYPSILWMRDRTVWKLLGELRQILYKDFVAAEQKPLARRWYE from the exons ATGAGATGGCCTTTTTTCATGAAACAGGAGCTAGTAATGGTATACGTGATGATGGTTCGTGCACATCTGACTGAAAGCACAGCCATGCGCCTCGTCCATGTTATCTCCCTCTTTCAG TGCATTGCAGCCAACGAAGAAACTAGGCAGGAGTTGATCAAAT GTGAAATTCCCAACTTGCTGATGCCTATAGTGATGTTTAAATCCCCGTTCGAAGTATATGAGAATGTTCGAGCTGTCGCATTGTCAGTGTTTGGGATAATATGCGAG CGTGGAGGACCTGCCGCGATCAGATGGGCATTCCAAATGGATATCCTGCACATATGCTGGTTCATCATGAAGTTCGGGAATGAACTTAGCAAACTG ATTGCGTTGCACATTCTTGAGTTTGTACTGAAAGACAAGTTTGGGATATCGTGGTTTCTCTCCGGAGCCTGCGACCCAGGGCGGAATAATCTTCTGCAGACGATGGAAGATCTA GTCATGACAATGGCCGCATACAACAACTGTCTTCCTCGGCTCCTGTTTCACATCATTCGGTGTTACATCTTTCTATGTGCTGATTCAAG GGGACACGCGATCATGAAAGTGGCTCTGCCTATTCCTCTAAATGATCCAACTTACCCTAGCATCCTCTGG ATGCGTGACCGCACAGTATGGAAATTGCTTGGAGAACTACGGCAGATTTTGTACAAAGATTTCGTCGCTGCTGAACAAAAACCTTTGGCAAGACGATGGTATGAATGA